GAAGTAATGTTAATTAGGGTATGGTGGGTCATACCTATAATCGCAGAACTCCAAAGGCTGACGTTGGATGATCatgttcaggagttcaaggccaacctggactacatgagatcctgtttccccccccccaaaaaaaaaacaaggctgggcaaggtggcacatgcctttaatgccagcctTTGAGAGGCAGGAGCAagcaatctctatgagttctaggctaacctggtctatatGGTTTccaggagagctgggattacataGAGAcccagaaaacaacaaacaaaatatccccctcctccccaaaacaacaccaaaaagtCAAACCAAGATGTTTAACTTCTCCTCCTTATTTTAGCATTGACCACTGGGGGAAGAAACTAAGAAAAGTAGAAGAGAAGTCTCTGGTAGAACTGTCTTCTCTGGAACCCGGTCACGTGCTGGGTGTCACTGGCCTGTGGCCTCTGTCAGGGGTTGGTTGTAAATAGCAATAGCTCATGATGCTTCGTGACAGGCTGTGTTCTGAAGGCTTTATATGATTAATTCATTATCTCCACGTAAGACTGGAGGATAACGGCTATTTCCTGTGATGACCACCTGCTCTCACAGTGAGGGACgcgggaggtgggaatgggggccgAGGACAGATGATCTCTGGGACCATGGTAGGGAGGCAGGACGTGAGAGCGGATGGCTCTTTCAGAACTTGCAGCCACTGTACAAGCTCTGCGCATGGCCTGGAAGTCCTTCCTTCTCAAACCTGGACAGTTTCTCAGTGTCTTTCCATGTCATTCCTCCTGGCTTCATTAGGTCTCTGCTGTCCCTGCCCCTTGATCTGTCTCTGGGACTCAGGGACAAGTTCCCAGTGAGGCCTCTACCCAGGGTGAACCACAGGCCTGACATGTCGATAGATGCCCAGTGACGATGGACCACATGAGATGAGGCTAAAGCAGTTTTGCAGTGTGCTGCATTGAAACAGGCCTTGAttgttactttctttttcctgctcCCTTGCTCTCTGCCCATCTGGGCCTGTGGGAAAAGCCATCCAAATCAAACATGCCCTCTCTTggtttaaaaagatttttataagacttatttattttatgcgtatgagtgttttgcctgcgtgtatacatagcatgtgcatgcctggtgcccacagaggtcagaggaagacatTGGATCCTCAgcaactggagttgtagatgcttgtgagctgccacgtgggtgctgagtagccaaacccaggtcctcggcaagagcaaaAAGTACTCctgactgctgggccatctctccaggccataaGTATGTCGAATTTTGATAGTCCAAATCAAGTGTTCCAATAGCTGTGCCCAGAAAGGTTTGGGGGTAGCCTACCTCAAGAAActaacaaccttttttttttttttttttaaatttggggtaGGTGCtaaaaattgaacccagggctgctTGTGTTAgccaagtgttctaccactgagctctagcCCCCAACCTCTTTTTACCTTttaggttctttgtttgttttggtttttcgagacagggtttctctgtgtagctttggagcctgtcctggaactcgctctatagaccaggctggcctcgaactcacagagatccacctgcctctgcctcccgagtgctgggattaaaggtgtgcgccatcaccgcccagctcaccttttagtttttaaaggcTTAAttcacatgtctgtgtgtctgtgcacttaTGTGAGGGTGCTAATGGAGGCCAGCAGTGGGTATCAGACCCCTGGGAGGTGGAATTACAGTTGTTTGTGTGCTGGGacctgaattctggtcctctgatgGAACAGTAAGCCGAGtgtctctccagcttctctttcTCATTGTGGTTGGATACAGTGTATCACTAAGttacccaggcaggccttgaactcactatgtagcctagtcACTCTTTGAGCTTGTGGATTCTCCACCAGGCCCAGTATCCAGAACCTGTGTTTAATTATCCTTTAAGCATCTTTctgaatgggggaggggtggtgtggGTGGAGGAGAGACATTGGGAGTGTCAGCTCAAGCCCTCTTAGCTGTCTGGAACATCCTTTGCCGCTTTTATCAGTGACTCCTCCTCATTCCAGCCCTGTGGTTCTAAAGAAAAATGGCAATCACCTCCAGGTCACAGATAAGACCATTTGACCAAGCTGAGCCAATCTTAGCATCTCGTTCCCCTCTGCCCAAGATATTTGGTCCAGGATGGCCATCCCATTCCAGGTGAGACCAATCAGAGTCCTCCCTGCTACTCTGGGATCCGCCCCCCACCATCTGCGTCCTTCCTGCTCAGACACCTTCAGACATGGAATCCTAGGGCTAGTGGCAGCAAAGTCCTTGACCTCcaaaatataagagaaagaagCTGAGAGGCAAAGAGAAtcgaggggaggggaggagaggggggaagggaacaGATGCCTGCCAGGCGTGTGACGGTTCCCTTCTGCACCTTCCCAGTATCATTCATAAAGTCTTCCTCTTCGGTCATGCTGGTCGGACTTGGCTTCTCCACCAAGGACACTACACGGTGGAGTCTTGCTTCCCAGCCTTCTGGTGACTGGGGCAGGAGAAGTGCTGAAAGTTCCAGATCTACCTAGGCTACAATaatgagttctgggctagcctgagctacacactgagaccctatctcaaaaactaaaccaaacaacaCTAACTCTGGCATACCTCAGTCGACCCAGAGAGAGCAGCCATTAGCATCAGTGGCTTTGTGAATGCAATCTTTATTCTCCACCCAGAACAGGGCTTTGCAGAGCTCCCAATTGCTGGGGTCAGCTCCCCCGGGTGGGAATGCCCCATGAGCATTCCTGTCTGTGTCACATGCCTGGCTCTCCCCTGAAGGagacccagcactcacacagcagGAGCCAGACCAATCCTGTTATTTGCCCGATCAAACACGGTGAAATACAGCCTTAGGAAAACgtcccccagcacccacatctcaGAGTCCGAAGAGTCGTCTATGCCTTCTTCAAAGTTGCTGTAGCAGTTGTGTGAATGCTTCTGAAAAACAAGGGCAATATATGAACTCAGCCGCCAGCTGCTCAgcttcttgcctttttttttttttttttttgagccagggtatCATGTTGCCCAGTTTGGTTTcatactcactatgtagctgagggtgaccttgaatttctgatctttctacctcagcctcccaagtgctgggattacagatgtgcatagCATACCcactttatgcagtgctggggactgacctGAGGGCCTTCCTGCATTCTAGGCAgaaactctaccaactgagctccagccCAGCCCTGCCACTCAGCTTGGGGTCCTCCTTTCATGGAGCTGTGTGGCTCTGTCCCGCGGCTGCAGGATGGCTTTCACAGCTGGGATAAGAACCACTTGTGGCTCCCTCCATACTCTGCCATTTCCCCCCTACCCCCGGCCTTGGTTCAGCTAGTCCCTCTGCAGAGCAGGCCTTTCCTGCTCCCCTTTGGGCAGCCTCTGGACGGTGCATGACCGTCCTCTTCAGTTACTGCTTCCTAGGCTGGCACACTCTCCTCACTGTCCCTGGTCTGCTCATCCATCTAACTCAGCTGCCTCTCTGCATGGTTCCCTAGGTCCTATTTACCCCAGGCCACCCTTCAATTCAAACTACCCTTGTCTTTCCTCTGAAAcctgggagggggaggaagaatacCAGACTGGCTTTCACAGTCATGATGGTTGTGTGGGCAGCACTTGCCCAGTTGGTGGGCAAGCATCCTGTCATGGCATATCCTGACCACCAGGGTGTGCCTTCCTTTTCCACAAAAGTCCAAGCCTGGTGATTCCTGCTATTCCCACTGCCGAACTCACCTTCCTGATGTAGGCACTGGCTGGCACTGGGTAGGTAACACCACTGATGGTGAAGACAATATCAGGTAGGGTGTTGATGGTGTCACACTTGAGAATGTACTGTCAaagagggagaggctggaggttaGCCCAGCCACGACTGCAGCAGTGTGCGGAGAACCCAGATGGCCCGCCCACATGACCCTTTACCTCGTTATCACTGGTGGCCTTGGCACCAATGAGATTCTGAATTTTAAGGATCGCGTTTCGGGGGCCAGTCAGCAAGGAGGTCCCTGTGTCCATAATACCTTGGCAGCCACCTTCACAGGCAATGACTACTCCATTCATGGAGATGCTGAGAGGCAGGGACCAAAGAGAACACCAGGATTACCACACAGACCCACACTCTCCTTCCCTGACCTCAAAGCAGCCCTTCAGCTCTTCATGCTCACCCTCCTGCTGGTCACTttaccttttctgatttatttatggttatctatttatttagagCAAAGTCTTACCAAGTTTTCCTGAGCTCCAGGGTCTGAGCTCAAAtgaccctcctgcttcaacctccccaGTAGCTCTGACTATAGCAGGAtgccaccacgtctggctttCCTTACAGTTACCTtgtctgttcttttgtttgtttgttttgagacaaggtcttattggcctcaaactcattttcTAGGTCTgaaagaccttgaacttctgatcctcctgcctttacttcccaagtgctgaattacagatgtgtcccatctgccttttatcccagcacttgggaggcaggtggatctctgtgagtttgaggccagcctggtctacagagtgagttctaggacaggctccaaagctacacaaggaaaccctgtctgggaaaaaaaagatgtgccCCATCATACCTAGTTTATTTGatgctggtgatcaaacccagggtttcccacatgctaggcaagcagcctGCCAACTGAGctagatccccagcaccatccTTTCAGATGCTGAACGCACTGAGCTGTTTCTTGCCTCAGGGTCTTTGCACATGCCCCCTTTGTCTAGCTGGTTTCTCATCATCTCCCAAGTTCTAGCCTGATTGTCACCTTTTCCAGCTGCAGAGTCGATTCAGTCCCTCTCTTGGTCCCTTCCACCTTCCCTTAGTCATTTCTAGCAAGTAGTGAGGTGGTGACTCACTGTCTGCAGGACTCCCTGGTTCATGTCCACATGCACTACTGGACGGCACAGTGGCTAAGTGCCTCCCTCAGGCTCGTCATGCAGTGATGCTcagcacatgtatgtatgaatgaataaatgaatgaattgagGAACAGAATGAACAAGGAACAGCAGGAAACACTTGTGCCCGACCAACTGCACAGCTTTGGAATGAAGGCAGGTCCCTGTGGGCATTCGACACTCCACAGCAGGGAGAAGAGCAGCCATTTGCTGCATAagaggccatctctccagcagatTGCCTCTGTGTTGATGTTCCCATCCCGGCAGCGCCCAGGAAGCCCACACAGATGGCCAGGCTGCCATGTCCCTGAAGGCTGCTTAAGCTTCCATCTGGTGACTCTGTGCACAGTCTGCTCAGTTTTTCTCCCCATGCGCTCAGGTGTTTCAGGTTCCCATGTGCCCGGTCCTCTGTTCCACCCTCTAGCCTGTTGCATGGCTGAGATGTGTATTTGTGATTTTCAGATCAGAGGATCAAGACTTGTCTCTGCCCCTGTCTGTTCTCTGGTGTGATAATCTCACAGTGGGCCCAGGACCTCACCTGCTTTGGACAGGAAACCCCAAGTCCTGGGCAAACCAGGATGATGGTCCCTTATTGTGACCCTGTTCAGCACGGTAGATTCCCCCCTCCACGCCCCCCAGGCCAATTTCACTTTAGGGCTTTCAGACCATACTTCCCACCTTTCCCACTCTGCATGGGCCTTTTCCAGAGACTCCTGCCTGTTCAGGTCTGCAGATGCCCTGTCCTTGTATTAGTGCTCTAGACCCAGGCCTGACCTGCGCTCTCTGGCTCAGATTCTGCTGAGGAGACCTGGAGGGGTATGTCTGTGGTGCCGGAGACTCGATGTCTGAGTGTGTCATTATGCGGcactgtatgtgtgtttctgtggttgTACATGTTCAGGCTTCTGTTTATGTATGACTGTCTTGTGACTCCTTGTGTCAGTACATGACAGTGACTTtgtgtgtgattgtatgtgtCATGGTAGATGCAGTCAAGCATCGGCGTGGGCCTGTGTtactccatttgtgtgtgtgtgtgtgtgtgtgtgtgtgtgcgcgcgtgcgcgtgcgcgcgcacgcgcgcataTAGTGGAGATAGCATCCAGGAGCAGGAATCAGGCAGGCGCTTACCTGTCCAGAGCTAACTGCCAGTAGCTGGGCTTGGACACAGGCACCCAGTGAAGGTCTCCGCTGTAGTAGGCGGGGTCCACTCCACCCAGCATTAGCATGCTGCCCTTCTCATCCTTgctggaaggaagaggagggggaggggtttaTGTCTGGTAGAGAGGAGTGGGCTGGGTCCCTGAGGCTTCGCAGCACACCGGACCCTGCCAGCATTGCCCAATGTTGCTGGTGTatccatgcaaacacacacaagtcCGCTCAGCAGCCCTCTCAGGAAGGCCACTTATTCATGGACAGGGAAGTTAAGGCAAGGAGGGCCAAGTACCTGCTCCAGGTCAGTGATGCAGCTCATGAGTAGCAAAGCTGAGGGCCGAATGTGGATAATTGGCTACAGAGCTGGACTCTGGACACCCCACCATTCTGTGGAGCACTTGGGCCCGTCTGGAAACTGGAGCTACTTTACGGTTAAAGGACAATTCATCCAGAGGAGTGTGACTCCTACCTGTCTAGACAGTCATTTTCCAGAATACTGAGGGCTGGGGCAGCTAGGGGTGTGCTTTCCAGCTCAGTCAGGACTAGCTTCTTCTCagggagccccacccccacctcaggcTGATTGGTTCTGTCTGTCCGATTTATTGCTGTCACAGACACAGTTAGTCCCTAGgtatctttttcctttgtttgctaCCTTCTTGTCTTCTGCTCCCCCTTTTCTGTATCCTTGTGTGAGCTGGGTACAGAGAGGCACTCAGTGCTTAGCAGCTGCTTAATAAGAAGCAGTTGAATGAGTCATTGTGGACCAGACTGAAGTGTTCCCAAGGGCCAGAGAAAGACTGAACTGCTTGCTTAATGCTAGAAATGCTTGGTCACGCTCGAGAGctgggattcctggagctcaggtTTCCGAAGAGCCCACAGCCGtagaagagacacacagagacacacatctgCCTCCCACTCTAACATGTGGGATCAACTCCCACATTTGGTGGAGAAGAGACAAGTGTCAACGGGACCGGCCACCTGTGCTTTGCCTTCTTTGCCTGTCCTCTGGATCTTTGGCCCATCAGGAACTTCAATGTAGCTGAAGAGCTGATGGACTGACCGCCATCATGGGGAAGAATCCTGAAGGCTGAGCTTGAAACCCGCTTCTCTCAGCACTAGACTGGGCCATCCTGGGCAAAGCCCTCCTCAAagccttagtttcctcatctctgACGGAAAAGACGGGACTAAAGGGGGCAGCACGTTCTCCACAGAGGGTCTGACTGTCTGCACTGGAGGCTGTGCACACTGGGAGACGTTCATCTCTACTGAATGGCTCAGTGCCTCTGCTGTGGTGCAAAAGCAGCCACAGGGAACAGGTGATCCAATGAAATCTTATTCACAGAAGCCGATGATGGGCCAGATTTGGTGTCCagaacacagcagacagacaccTGGACTAGACTACGTCTAAGGAACCTTCAGGATCAACAATTTCTAATGCGACTGAGAGCCTGTGAAGGGCTGATCTGGTACAGGCTCACCTGCTCAAGTAGAAGGCAAAGAGATTCTGGGGAATGAGGCCTTGCATCCAGATGTTGTCAAAGACAGGCAGGACTCCCTGAAGGCTAAGGTCAGGGTAGCCCAGCCCCAGGATACCATCGAAGACCGCATATTCCATGAAAGTGCCTGGTTCTTCCAGGCTCAGGCCAAATGCCTGGGCCACAACCATGAGGTCCCCGATCTGTGAGAGAAGAGGGTGTCCTTACATAAGGCTCTGAAACCAGGGCTGCATGGCTGAGCTTgggtgggggtaggtggggagATGGTCTGGCCCACAAGGTATAACTGAGTTCTGGCCATGCCATGGGCCACTTGGATGTGAATCCCAGGCAGGAGTGGGCTGGCAGCTCCCCTGTGGTGCTGTGGGTTGTCACCAAGCTCCATACCACGATGTCATCTGATTTTAGATTCTTAtccaaatggggaaactgagatgcTGAGTGTAACCCGAGGGTTCCCACTTGAAGATGAGTGGAAAGCAAGGCATCTCCTTCAGGGCAGTGCCCATGGTGACCATTTCTGCACCCTTAGGAGGCAGGAACCTGCTATATCCAGGTGTTTGGCTgagattagttttgtttttaaaaccgaGTCTCACTCTAtgtccctagctgtcctggagcttgctatgtagaccagactggcaatgaattcacagagctcagcctgcctctgccttctggagtgctgggattaaaggcctgtgccaccacgcctgactaAGTTACCAGGGTTCTCAAGAATATTTGGACTGTAAaaattgcgtgtgtgtgtgtgtgtgtgtgtgtgtgtgtgtgtgtgtgtgtgtgatcatgcatgtgcacactcaggGATTTTGTTAATTCTCAAGTCCTTCAAGGCCTCCCAGGGTAAGAGCCTTTTGATGGAGCATGGCTCTCCTGAATCTGTGCTACGCTTTTCCTGCCTGGGAGCTCAAGGCTCCTTGGCTGTTCCCAGAGGCCCAGACCATAGGGCTGTCCCCTGAGAGCACTTCTCACTTGCCTACTTAttctgagtcacaccccagctctTTGGCctaccagctgtgtgaccttggacaaagcACTGGCTCTCTCTGTTCACTCACGTGTGGAATGAAGCCCTAGCAATGTCTGCCTTGGGCTTGTTGAGAAAATTAATGTAGCTACTTTGAAGAATGTGCCCAACCTATTGTCTCGAACCATGTGGGGCATGCAAGTGGCTTATTTTTACAAACTTCTTTCCCTGAGCTACTGGTAGAAACAGCTTGTGTTCCCCTTTGGTGAAGGAGCTACAAATCTGAGCCCTTGACACCTATAGCTGGTCAAAGGACTCACCGTCGGGGGAGGGcgactgggggtggggagccccACAAAGTGGGTGGCCAGCTAGAGCAGAAAAGCGCTCCCAGAGGACCCTGCCAGCAGTGTTCACACCCGGAGCCAGGCCTGTGCTAGCCCCTGGTTCCCGGGTTACCTTGACAGTGTCATAGGCAAGAAATCCCGACATCTCTCCAGAACCATAGGCGACGTTCACAGGTCGGCCCGAGACCAGGAAAGTGGAAGATCGAAGAGGATTGAAGACCTTGTGGTGAGCTGCAGGGACAGGCAGGAGGTGACCCTCAGGTGTGCTGGGGTAGGAGGGGTGATGAAGGGTAGGGCAGGTCGGAACGCTCACCACAGGCTGGGCTGGAGCAGTAGATGGACGGTACCCACAGGTAGGCAGAACCAGTATCCAagacgaccttgaactcctgaggcGGTGTGCCAATGCTGATGATGCCAATGTAGACCAGCTGCAGGAGAGAAAGGCCATGGCTAGGGCCGACCAGGCTGCCCTGTCTGTCCCCTGGATTCTGGGGAGCCTGACTTCATGGTGCTGCCCACAACTGCCAAGCCTCTGCTCAAACCTTTTAGAAACACTCCATCCTCTCTCAAAGGTCTTAAATTCTTTCCACCTGTCAGGATCCAGCCTAAGTGCCTCTTCCAGGCTGCCCTCCTGGGTCACTCCAGGCCCCAGTGCTCTTTGCTTTCCCCAAACTCAAAATAGTTACTATCAAGACCACTCAGCCAGTCCTTTCATTGGGCATGTGTTTACACtcccctgcctttccctctctcccttcctccctaccccctttctccttttttttttttttttttttttttttttaatgataagtcttgctatgtagctcaggctggcctcaagcttttgattctcctgcctcagttttctgatTGCTGGGAATATAGGCAGGCCACCATGCCGAGCTGACATTTGTTCTTTGCCCATTTCTCTGGCTAGGCTGTAAGTATTGGAAAAGAAAACTAAGCTtagtcaggtgtggtagtgcacacctttaatctcagtactcaggagggagaggcagatggagctctgtgagttcgaggccagcctagtctgcatagCAAGTACTAGGCCAGCTgaagttacacagtgagacctgtcttgaaaaaaaaaaaaaaaaaaaaaaaaacgaagaaagaaagaagttaggcTCCACTCATCAGAAATGACAGCATCTTGCTAGTTGACCAGTGTCCAGCCCATCTCAGAGCTCACTAACTGGTCATTGGCTGGAATCTGAGTCTGCAGGGGTAGGACTCCTCTACCTGAGATACCAAGCTTGATTTGCAATCGGATTTGCTGGTGATATGGCTCACCCTTGCTTGGGGCCAGGGATTCACCTAggtgaaaaagaataaaagtccCGGTGCCCAATGACTTGTCATCGGCATAGAACAGGATGTCTGTGTGGTAGTAACTGGTCATTGTTAGGTCCACCCAGCTAGTACAGCCCCAGATGGGGTAGGAATGTGTTCTCCTTGGAGTAGGGGGTGGGGaacaatgggggtggggagacactcAGGACTCTGTTCCTCacccattcatttttttcctttcatgtaggagtgtgtggtgtatgtgcagtgcacacagaggccagaggaagacgcTAGGAGTCctgctctgtctctccccccattcttcttttgagacaggatctctcactgaacatgcaGCCAGACTGGCAGGCTACAAACCCCAGTGACTCCTGTTTCTGCTCCCACAGCCCTGGGGTCAGAAGTGTGTGTGGCTACATCTAGCTTGTATTTTACGTGAGTGTTGAGGATTTGAACTGAAGTCCTCACACttgagcag
The sequence above is drawn from the Peromyscus leucopus breed LL Stock chromosome 1, UCI_PerLeu_2.1, whole genome shotgun sequence genome and encodes:
- the Pga3 gene encoding pepsin A-3, which translates into the protein MKWLGVLWLVTLSECLVKIPLMKIKSMRENLRESHMLKDYLEKYPRSRAHVLLEQRRNPAVTYEPMRNYLDLVYIGIISIGTPPQEFKVVLDTGSAYLWVPSIYCSSPACAHHKVFNPLRSSTFLVSGRPVNVAYGSGEMSGFLAYDTVKIGDLMVVAQAFGLSLEEPGTFMEYAVFDGILGLGYPDLSLQGVLPVFDNIWMQGLIPQNLFAFYLSSKDEKGSMLMLGGVDPAYYSGDLHWVPVSKPSYWQLALDSISMNGVVIACEGGCQGIMDTGTSLLTGPRNAILKIQNLIGAKATSDNEYILKCDTINTLPDIVFTISGVTYPVPASAYIRKKHSHNCYSNFEEGIDDSSDSEMWVLGDVFLRLYFTVFDRANNRIGLAPAV